The Pantoea vagans genome contains the following window.
GTCGTTAAACGGTCCGCCGATTTTTTCAGTTTTTTATTCCGGATGTACTCACCCAGCGGATAGCCGGTGTGTTCTTTGAACATACGCTGCAGGTGCCACTTCGAATAACCGGCGCGCCCCGCTACGGTGTCCAGATCCAGACGTGCTTCAATGTTGTTATCAATCCAGTCGATCAGATCGTGAATAAATGCGTCGCTCATCATCCCATTTTCTCCCGTCGCCTTGACGAACAGTATCAGTATCAGTTGCAATTACATTTTAAGGGTGACTGACTATGACATTTAATGCAAGTTTTATTATTGCATTAAATGCCGCACTCGCTGTAGGGGCTTTCCCCCTCTGAAACGAATTGATCAAAACAGCACATAAAGTGTATCAGATATTCTTGCAGATGCAGTTTGCAGCAGCCTACACTCATCGCGTTTTAATGCAATCTTAAAAGTTGCAGATTTT
Protein-coding sequences here:
- a CDS encoding helix-turn-helix domain-containing protein; amino-acid sequence: MMSDAFIHDLIDWIDNNIEARLDLDTVAGRAGYSKWHLQRMFKEHTGYPLGEYIRNKKLKKSADRLTTTNEPILNVAISLGFDSQQSFNRSFKRQYGVAPGAWRRHAVPTASAMQ